Proteins from a genomic interval of Stenotrophomonas sp. WZN-1:
- a CDS encoding oxygenase MpaB family protein, giving the protein MPALLQRLSRPVTAPIRRWVLEAFPRGQSGIDYDHPQGDPGWFGPESVTWRLHAEFPSMLAGGLCALMLQTLHPRALAGVYDHSNFRQDLVGRLRRTTAFVAGTSYAPTGEVEALVAKVRRIHAQIRGQTAQGEPYAADDPQLLTWVHVTEAFGFLQGFRRYGREVPAHIADRYYDEYRCVAEALGAVDVPRSEAEVAAYFCARQPELRVDERSREVLEVLSGVRLPVPVPGLSREVFLGAGAALLPDWAEGMLERSGRQRAQAAASAKLMQGMAPLFRRALPDGLASRACARMGVPVAVLREWPAVAR; this is encoded by the coding sequence ATGCCGGCTCTGCTGCAGCGACTCTCCCGCCCCGTCACCGCGCCGATCCGGCGCTGGGTACTGGAGGCCTTCCCGCGTGGCCAGAGCGGCATCGACTACGACCATCCGCAGGGTGACCCGGGCTGGTTCGGCCCGGAAAGTGTCACCTGGCGGCTGCATGCCGAATTCCCCTCGATGCTCGCCGGTGGCCTGTGCGCGCTGATGCTGCAGACGCTGCACCCACGCGCGCTGGCCGGGGTCTATGACCACTCAAATTTCCGCCAGGACCTGGTGGGGCGCCTGCGCCGCACCACGGCCTTCGTTGCCGGCACCAGCTATGCACCCACCGGCGAGGTGGAGGCGCTGGTGGCCAAGGTGCGCCGCATCCATGCGCAGATCCGCGGGCAGACCGCGCAGGGCGAGCCCTACGCCGCCGACGATCCGCAGCTGCTGACCTGGGTGCACGTGACCGAAGCGTTCGGGTTCCTGCAGGGCTTCCGCCGCTACGGGCGCGAGGTGCCGGCGCACATCGCCGATCGTTACTACGACGAATACCGCTGCGTGGCCGAGGCACTGGGCGCGGTGGATGTGCCGCGCAGCGAAGCGGAAGTGGCGGCGTACTTCTGTGCGCGGCAGCCGGAGCTGCGCGTCGACGAACGCTCGCGCGAGGTGCTGGAGGTGTTGTCCGGAGTGCGCCTGCCGGTACCGGTGCCGGGGCTGTCGCGCGAAGTGTTCCTGGGTGCGGGCGCGGCACTGCTGCCGGACTGGGCCGAAGGCATGCTTGAACGCAGTGGCCGCCAGCGCGCGCAGGCGGCGGCGTCGGCGAAGCTGATGCAGGGCATGGCGCCACTGTTCCGTCGCGCGCTGCCTGATGGCCTGGCCAGCCGCGCCTGTGCGCG